In Spirosoma aureum, a single genomic region encodes these proteins:
- a CDS encoding GntP family permease produces the protein MTDPLIILAVGVIIVVGGIIGLKLHPFLALLLGAFVVALMTPASAIEQFALSKGTAPAAALALAKKGIGERIATEFGNTCGKIGILIAMAAIIGKCMLESGAAERIIRSMLRLTGIEKAPIAFLVSSFFLGIPVFFDTVIFLMMPLAKAMTLRIGKNYLLLVLCIMAGAAMANSLVPPAPGPLFLVGEMHIPIGMMMIGGTIVGLFTITAGYFFALWANRKWPIPLRDSLDAKLEDIKLIAAKETIHLPALGLSLLPVLIPLVFICADTALTAMATPGTPLTQSPFLGKLISLIKFFGDKNIAIVTGGIAALLVLAKEKKGNKEGLTPFVQAALMSGGGIILITAAGGAFGGMLQQTGISARIADMTKDYQMALIPMAFFIAAVVRTAQGSATVALITASGILSGMASNAHLEFHPLYLGLAIGCGSKLVPWMNDAGFWIICKLSNLTEREALKTISPLLVVMGLTGLVVIMIAAQLFPLV, from the coding sequence ATGACTGATCCGCTCATAATCTTAGCTGTAGGCGTAATTATCGTAGTAGGTGGCATAATTGGCCTGAAGCTGCATCCATTTCTGGCTCTGTTACTAGGCGCTTTCGTGGTTGCATTAATGACACCAGCTTCGGCCATCGAACAATTTGCTTTATCGAAAGGCACGGCACCGGCCGCTGCCCTGGCCCTGGCGAAAAAGGGAATCGGCGAACGCATTGCCACTGAATTCGGGAATACCTGCGGCAAAATAGGCATCCTGATCGCGATGGCCGCGATCATTGGGAAATGCATGCTGGAGAGCGGAGCCGCTGAACGAATTATACGGTCAATGCTGCGGTTAACGGGCATCGAAAAGGCGCCCATTGCGTTTCTGGTGAGTAGCTTCTTTTTGGGAATACCCGTCTTCTTCGATACAGTTATTTTTCTGATGATGCCACTGGCGAAGGCCATGACCCTGCGAATTGGCAAAAACTACCTCCTGCTGGTGCTCTGCATCATGGCCGGAGCAGCTATGGCTAACTCGCTGGTTCCACCCGCACCAGGACCACTCTTTCTGGTGGGCGAAATGCACATTCCGATTGGAATGATGATGATCGGCGGCACTATAGTTGGACTTTTCACCATAACGGCCGGGTATTTTTTTGCGCTTTGGGCCAACCGAAAATGGCCGATTCCGCTGCGTGATTCGCTGGATGCAAAACTGGAAGACATCAAACTAATTGCAGCCAAAGAGACCATTCATCTTCCCGCGCTGGGACTGTCGCTTTTACCCGTTTTGATTCCCCTGGTCTTTATCTGTGCAGATACAGCCCTCACAGCGATGGCTACACCAGGAACACCGCTTACTCAGTCGCCCTTTTTAGGGAAGCTGATCAGCCTGATCAAGTTTTTTGGCGATAAGAATATCGCGATCGTTACGGGTGGTATTGCAGCTCTGCTGGTGCTGGCCAAAGAGAAAAAGGGCAACAAAGAAGGACTAACCCCGTTCGTGCAGGCGGCTCTGATGAGCGGAGGAGGTATCATCCTGATCACGGCAGCGGGTGGCGCTTTTGGTGGTATGTTACAGCAAACCGGCATTAGCGCGCGTATTGCCGACATGACGAAGGATTACCAGATGGCATTGATTCCGATGGCGTTTTTCATTGCCGCCGTTGTCCGAACCGCGCAGGGTTCGGCCACGGTAGCGCTGATCACGGCTTCGGGCATTCTGTCAGGAATGGCCAGCAATGCACACCTGGAATTTCACCCACTGTATTTAGGTCTGGCGATTGGCTGCGGGTCAAAATTAGTACCCTGGATGAATGATGCAGGGTTCTGGATCATTTGCAAACTAAGCAACTTAACGGAACGTGAGGCCCTGAAAACCATTTCGCCCTTACTGGTAGTGATGGGTCTGACAGGCTTGGTCGTTATCATGATTGCAGCACAATTATTCCCACTGGTTTAA
- a CDS encoding 2-hydroxy-3-oxopropionate reductase, translating to MEKVGFIGLGIMGKPMALNLIKAGYSLSVLSQSKAASDLIEAGAQSFATSKELAQQNDIIITMLPDSPDVEQVVSGPDGVLEGIQAGALFIDMSTIAPSTARNIYGLMQAKGADALDAPVSGGQVGAEAASLSIMVGGSESAFQRALPLFQAMGKNIVHIGEPGAGQMTKTCNQMIVGITIQAVAEAFALAQKAGVDLEKMREVLLGGFAQSRILDLHGKRMIDHNFKPGFKIKLHKKDMGIALQAGEEFSVPLKGTALVAAQMEAAVAQGNGELDHSSLLLLVE from the coding sequence ATGGAAAAAGTAGGATTTATTGGTTTGGGTATCATGGGCAAGCCCATGGCGTTGAACTTGATTAAGGCTGGCTATTCGCTATCGGTACTGAGCCAAAGTAAAGCAGCCAGCGACCTAATTGAAGCGGGTGCGCAATCGTTCGCAACGAGTAAAGAACTGGCTCAACAGAATGACATTATCATTACGATGCTGCCCGATTCGCCCGACGTCGAACAGGTCGTGTCTGGCCCTGACGGAGTGCTCGAAGGTATTCAGGCAGGAGCCTTATTTATTGACATGTCGACCATTGCCCCTTCAACCGCACGGAACATTTACGGCTTAATGCAGGCAAAAGGAGCCGACGCCCTGGACGCACCGGTTTCGGGAGGCCAGGTTGGTGCCGAAGCCGCATCGCTGTCTATTATGGTGGGCGGTAGTGAATCTGCCTTTCAGCGTGCCCTGCCTCTATTTCAGGCGATGGGAAAAAACATTGTTCACATCGGCGAACCAGGTGCCGGACAAATGACCAAAACCTGCAACCAGATGATTGTTGGCATTACGATTCAGGCCGTTGCGGAAGCGTTCGCACTGGCTCAAAAAGCGGGCGTAGATCTTGAAAAAATGCGGGAGGTTCTGCTGGGTGGTTTTGCGCAAAGCCGTATCCTCGACCTGCATGGAAAACGGATGATCGATCACAATTTCAAGCCGGGTTTCAAGATCAAATTACATAAGAAAGATATGGGCATTGCCCTACAGGCTGGCGAAGAATTTTCGGTACCTCTCAAAGGTACTGCTCTGGTAGCCGCTCAAATGGAGGCTGCCGTAGCTCAGGGAAACGGCGAATTAGACCATAGTTCGCTCTTGTTACTAGTAGAATAA
- a CDS encoding mannonate dehydratase: MKRKNFIRVIAAGSVGAAAWSPELAKADSKAKPKKVLMKVGCQSGGTSTENLEFKARHGVYNLDGGAPKTIPGKGWDLDDSLRKKEACEKYGISLDAYHFPLASSGIDKAEYPNVMLGKSPERDREIEILQQMIQVAGKTGIKVLNYNTTILPVLRTGKTVDPKRGNAIYSTWNYEEAVKQNAPKTIAGDVSIEQMFERITYLLDRILPVAKEYKVKLANHIADPPTPVGFRGITRWNSPDVFKGIQRFAKLYDSEYHGFNFCIGSIAEGLNDPKTEIMPIIKWVGERNQIFNVHLRNIKGGWNNFQEVYPDNGDMNFLHVVRALRDVGYSGMVMPDHVPHHADSAADLQAFSFCYGYIKGLLQTVADEVS, from the coding sequence ATGAAACGTAAGAATTTTATTAGAGTCATTGCCGCGGGTTCCGTGGGAGCAGCCGCGTGGAGCCCCGAGTTGGCAAAAGCCGACAGCAAGGCCAAACCCAAAAAAGTACTGATGAAAGTGGGCTGTCAATCGGGTGGCACATCAACCGAAAACCTGGAGTTCAAAGCCCGACATGGGGTGTATAATCTGGATGGAGGGGCTCCTAAAACGATTCCTGGCAAAGGCTGGGATCTGGACGATTCGCTGAGAAAGAAAGAAGCCTGTGAAAAATACGGCATTAGTCTGGACGCCTACCACTTTCCCTTAGCCTCGTCTGGAATCGACAAGGCCGAATATCCGAATGTCATGCTCGGAAAGAGTCCGGAACGCGATCGTGAAATCGAGATCCTTCAGCAGATGATTCAGGTTGCCGGAAAAACAGGCATTAAGGTACTAAACTATAACACAACAATTCTTCCGGTTTTACGGACGGGAAAAACAGTCGATCCTAAACGCGGCAATGCCATCTATAGCACCTGGAATTACGAAGAGGCCGTCAAACAAAATGCGCCCAAAACCATAGCCGGGGATGTATCTATCGAGCAGATGTTTGAGCGCATTACTTACCTCCTCGACCGGATTCTTCCGGTTGCCAAAGAGTATAAGGTCAAACTAGCCAATCACATTGCCGACCCCCCAACGCCCGTTGGGTTTCGGGGGATAACCCGTTGGAATAGCCCGGATGTTTTTAAGGGTATTCAACGATTTGCCAAGCTGTATGATAGTGAATATCATGGTTTCAATTTTTGCATCGGATCAATCGCCGAAGGGCTGAATGACCCAAAAACGGAAATTATGCCGATCATCAAATGGGTTGGTGAGCGAAACCAGATTTTTAACGTTCATTTGCGTAACATCAAGGGTGGCTGGAACAACTTCCAGGAGGTTTATCCCGATAACGGCGACATGAATTTTCTGCATGTGGTCAGGGCTTTACGCGATGTTGGCTATTCAGGCATGGTCATGCCTGACCATGTGCCACATCATGCCGACAGTGCCGCTGATTTACAGGCCTTTTCATTCTGCTACGGCTACATAAAAGGACTTCTTCAGACGGTAGCAGACGAAGTATCATAA
- a CDS encoding enolase C-terminal domain-like protein: MQSKTGPRIAQIHITPIAIVDPPLLNAAGLHAPYALRTIVELITDDNISGISEIPGNKDIDAALEASRSLLIGKDVFQLNDIRQVLVNQFGIETAADRGETPWDQRKLVHIFSAIEVACLDIIGKVTGRPVVDLLGGKMRDRVPFSAYLFYKYEGAGGELAFKTDPAAQGWAAARQSSALNPTEIVAQAKAMCAEFGFQSIKLKGGVFEPQQEVDAMFALHEAFGPGVPLRVDPNALWTVETSIQYGRQMEPILEYLEDPTRGQENMAKVRKAIKTPLATNMCTTSFEDIPNSIAIGSEDIILSDHHFWGGLRASITLAGICETFGRGLSMHSNSHLGISLAAMVHLGAALRDVPYALDTHYPWQSDEIITSGRFTFEEGSVAVPQEPGLGVELDRNALAKLHQNYLDCGLTKRDDQVEMQKVQPGWTFKSVRW, from the coding sequence ATGCAGTCAAAAACAGGGCCCCGCATTGCTCAAATCCACATTACCCCCATTGCCATTGTTGACCCTCCCCTGCTGAATGCAGCTGGTTTACATGCGCCCTATGCCTTGCGCACAATAGTCGAGCTGATAACAGATGACAACATTTCGGGTATCAGTGAAATTCCGGGTAACAAAGATATCGATGCCGCGCTCGAAGCATCCAGAAGTTTGCTGATTGGGAAAGATGTATTCCAGCTTAATGACATCAGGCAGGTTCTGGTCAATCAGTTTGGGATCGAAACCGCAGCAGACCGGGGAGAAACGCCCTGGGATCAGCGAAAACTGGTTCATATTTTTAGTGCCATTGAAGTCGCCTGTCTTGATATTATCGGGAAAGTTACGGGTCGCCCGGTTGTTGATCTTTTGGGTGGAAAAATGCGCGATCGGGTCCCTTTTTCGGCTTATCTGTTCTATAAATACGAAGGAGCGGGCGGAGAACTGGCTTTCAAAACGGATCCGGCTGCGCAGGGATGGGCAGCCGCCCGACAAAGCAGTGCGCTGAATCCTACCGAAATTGTGGCCCAGGCCAAAGCCATGTGTGCCGAGTTCGGCTTCCAGTCGATCAAACTAAAAGGGGGTGTCTTTGAGCCCCAGCAGGAGGTCGATGCGATGTTTGCGTTGCATGAAGCATTTGGCCCTGGTGTACCCTTACGCGTTGATCCAAATGCACTCTGGACGGTCGAAACCTCGATTCAATACGGCCGACAGATGGAGCCAATTCTTGAATACCTGGAAGATCCGACCCGAGGCCAGGAAAACATGGCAAAAGTTAGAAAAGCGATTAAAACGCCACTGGCCACAAACATGTGTACGACCTCGTTTGAAGACATTCCGAACAGTATTGCCATTGGATCGGAAGACATCATTCTGAGTGATCACCACTTTTGGGGTGGTTTGCGGGCATCCATCACACTCGCGGGTATATGCGAAACGTTTGGTCGCGGCTTATCGATGCACTCCAATAGCCATCTGGGAATTTCATTAGCGGCTATGGTCCATTTGGGCGCAGCCCTGCGCGACGTACCTTACGCGCTGGATACGCACTACCCCTGGCAATCGGATGAAATCATAACCTCAGGCCGCTTTACATTCGAAGAGGGGTCGGTTGCGGTTCCGCAGGAGCCAGGTCTGGGTGTTGAACTGGACCGGAACGCGTTGGCAAAACTTCATCAGAATTATCTGGACTGTGGATTGACGAAACGTGATGATCAGGTGGAAATGCAGAAAGTGCAACCGGGATGGACATTTAAATCGGTTCGCTGGTAA
- a CDS encoding succinate dehydrogenase/fumarate reductase iron-sulfur subunit, with the protein MKINLKVWRQKNSNTEGKLVEYHLDNVSEDMSFLEMFDVLNDSLTRKGEDPVTFDHDCREGICGTCSMYINGRAHGPQTGATTCQLHMRSFNDGDTIVVEPWRARAFPVIKDLMVDRSAFDRIIQSGGYVSVNTGSARDANEILIPRTIADEAMDAAACIGCGACVAACKNASAMLFVSAKVSQLAILPQGQAEHKERAERMVAQMDAEGFGACSFTGACSVECPKSISLDHIARMNREYLGAKLTSNNA; encoded by the coding sequence ATGAAAATTAACCTAAAAGTCTGGAGACAGAAAAATAGCAATACAGAAGGTAAACTAGTCGAATACCATCTCGATAATGTATCGGAAGATATGTCGTTTCTGGAAATGTTCGACGTATTGAACGATTCCCTTACCCGAAAAGGCGAAGACCCTGTTACGTTCGATCACGACTGTCGCGAAGGTATTTGCGGCACCTGTTCCATGTACATCAACGGACGGGCACATGGTCCACAGACAGGGGCAACAACCTGCCAGTTGCACATGCGTTCGTTCAACGATGGCGATACGATTGTGGTTGAACCCTGGCGAGCGCGGGCCTTTCCGGTAATCAAAGACCTGATGGTCGATCGCTCGGCTTTTGACCGGATCATTCAATCGGGTGGCTACGTATCCGTTAACACAGGATCAGCCCGTGATGCGAATGAAATCCTTATTCCGCGGACTATTGCCGATGAAGCGATGGATGCCGCTGCCTGTATTGGTTGTGGAGCCTGTGTAGCTGCCTGCAAAAATGCGTCGGCTATGCTGTTTGTTTCGGCTAAAGTATCGCAGTTGGCCATCTTGCCACAGGGACAGGCAGAACATAAAGAGCGGGCCGAGCGTATGGTTGCGCAAATGGACGCCGAAGGATTTGGCGCATGTTCGTTCACGGGGGCATGTTCGGTAGAGTGCCCAAAATCAATTTCGCTTGACCACATTGCCCGTATGAACCGCGAGTATCTGGGCGCGAAACTGACCTCGAACAACGCCTAG
- a CDS encoding fumarate reductase/succinate dehydrogenase flavoprotein subunit — protein sequence MKLESKIPEGPLAEKWARQKFGLKLVNPANKRKYDIIVVGTGLAGASAAASLAELGYNVKAFCFQDSPRRAHSIAAQGGINAAKNYQNDGDSVFRLFYDTIKGGDYRAREGNVHRLAEVSVNIIDQCVAQGVPFAREYGGLLANRSFGGSQVSRTFYARGQTGQQLLLGAYSALSRQVANGKVKLFPRTEMLDLVVEGGKARGIITRNLITGKIESHSGHAVLLCTGGYGNVFYLSTNAMGSNATAAWRAHKKGALFGNPCFTQIHPTCIPVSGHYQSKLTLMSESLRNDGRVWAPKSKEDAQKIQKGQLKANDLAEDARDYFLERRYPSFGNLVPRDVASRNAKYVCDEGRGVSKTGLAVYLDFADAIKRDGQKTIEAKYGNLFEMYEKITGENPYETPMMIYPAVHYTMGGLWVDYNLMTTIPGLYALGEANFSDHGANRLGASALMQGLADGYFVIPYTVGDYLATIGPADKLPVDAPVFKEAEKKIHDQIDRLLAIKGERPVDDLHKELGHIMWEYCGMGRTAEGLTIAREKIKALKKEFWTNVKVLGESQEMNQALEQASRVADFIELGALMVEDALNRNESCGGHFREEYQTPDGEALRDDANYAYVAAWEYQGDDKPEVLNKEELVFENVKLTQRSYK from the coding sequence ATGAAACTGGAGTCTAAAATTCCCGAAGGCCCTTTAGCCGAAAAGTGGGCACGGCAGAAATTCGGCTTGAAACTGGTAAATCCGGCCAACAAGCGGAAATACGATATTATTGTCGTTGGTACAGGTCTGGCAGGCGCATCTGCTGCTGCATCGCTGGCCGAACTAGGTTATAATGTTAAAGCATTTTGCTTTCAGGATAGTCCGCGCCGGGCGCACTCTATTGCAGCTCAGGGTGGTATAAATGCCGCAAAGAACTACCAGAATGATGGTGACAGCGTGTTTCGGCTGTTTTACGATACGATTAAAGGGGGCGACTACCGCGCTCGCGAAGGAAACGTCCATCGGCTTGCTGAAGTCAGTGTCAATATTATTGATCAGTGCGTAGCGCAGGGTGTGCCGTTTGCTCGTGAGTACGGCGGCTTACTGGCAAACCGGTCATTCGGCGGATCGCAGGTGTCGCGTACGTTCTACGCTCGTGGCCAGACCGGGCAGCAGTTGCTGTTAGGTGCCTACTCGGCGTTGAGCCGTCAGGTGGCCAATGGAAAGGTGAAATTGTTTCCCCGCACCGAAATGCTTGACCTTGTCGTTGAAGGCGGCAAAGCGAGAGGCATTATTACCCGGAACCTGATTACCGGTAAAATTGAGTCACATTCGGGCCACGCCGTTCTCCTTTGCACAGGAGGCTATGGCAACGTATTCTATCTGTCGACTAATGCGATGGGATCGAATGCTACGGCGGCATGGCGTGCTCACAAAAAAGGAGCTTTGTTCGGTAATCCTTGTTTCACGCAGATTCACCCAACCTGTATTCCGGTATCGGGCCATTATCAGTCGAAACTGACGCTGATGTCGGAGTCGCTACGGAATGATGGTCGGGTTTGGGCACCCAAATCAAAAGAAGACGCGCAAAAAATTCAGAAGGGTCAGCTGAAAGCGAATGACCTTGCCGAAGATGCACGAGATTACTTCCTCGAACGCCGTTATCCTTCGTTTGGTAACCTCGTGCCGCGCGATGTCGCATCGCGTAATGCCAAATACGTCTGTGATGAAGGTCGTGGTGTGAGTAAAACCGGTTTGGCGGTATATCTGGACTTTGCCGACGCGATCAAACGCGATGGCCAAAAAACCATTGAGGCCAAATACGGTAACCTCTTCGAGATGTACGAAAAAATCACCGGCGAAAATCCATACGAAACGCCGATGATGATCTATCCGGCTGTTCACTACACGATGGGTGGCTTGTGGGTAGATTATAACTTAATGACCACGATTCCTGGTCTGTATGCACTTGGTGAAGCAAACTTCTCCGATCACGGTGCGAACCGACTTGGCGCTTCGGCCTTGATGCAGGGGCTGGCCGATGGTTATTTCGTGATTCCTTACACTGTCGGTGATTATCTGGCAACCATCGGTCCTGCCGATAAACTGCCTGTTGATGCGCCGGTATTCAAGGAAGCCGAAAAGAAAATACATGACCAGATTGATCGCTTATTAGCTATTAAAGGTGAGCGGCCTGTTGATGATTTACATAAGGAACTGGGCCACATCATGTGGGAATACTGCGGAATGGGGCGTACTGCCGAAGGGCTGACAATTGCCCGTGAAAAAATCAAGGCGCTCAAAAAAGAATTCTGGACGAATGTAAAAGTGTTGGGCGAATCGCAGGAAATGAACCAGGCTCTGGAACAGGCATCACGCGTAGCTGACTTTATCGAATTGGGCGCTTTAATGGTTGAAGATGCCCTCAATCGGAATGAATCGTGTGGTGGACACTTCCGGGAGGAGTACCAGACACCCGACGGTGAAGCCCTCCGCGATGATGCCAATTATGCCTACGTTGCTGCCTGGGAATATCAGGGAGACGACAAGCCTGAAGTGCTTAACAAAGAAGAACTGGTGTTCGAAAACGTGAAACTGACCCAGCGGAGTTATAAATAA
- a CDS encoding succinate dehydrogenase cytochrome b subunit: protein MAWVIQTLSSSLGRKVIMSLTGLFLSTFLIVHMAGNLQLFKGDNGRAFNEYTYFMTHNPLILTVSYLLYTSILVHALMAWILTRHNQASRPVKYAYSKPEANSDWSSRNMGILGTILLLFIIIHMRTFWYEMHFGSVPMAEYDGKEYKDLYAVVKVAFSQWWYVLLYVVCMVAIGYHLAHGFQSGFQTLGLRHKKYTPLIEFVGKYFFAIIIPAAFAAMPIYVFLQVHGII from the coding sequence ATGGCTTGGGTAATACAAACACTATCCAGCTCCCTCGGCCGAAAGGTTATCATGTCGCTGACGGGGCTTTTTCTCAGTACCTTTCTGATAGTTCACATGGCTGGTAATTTACAGCTTTTCAAAGGGGATAATGGACGGGCTTTTAATGAGTACACATACTTCATGACCCACAATCCGCTTATCCTTACTGTCTCTTATCTGCTGTATACGTCCATTCTGGTACACGCACTTATGGCCTGGATACTAACCCGCCATAATCAGGCGTCGCGGCCAGTGAAATATGCTTACAGTAAGCCCGAAGCGAATAGTGACTGGTCGTCACGTAACATGGGTATTCTGGGCACAATCCTGTTGCTGTTTATTATCATTCACATGCGGACGTTCTGGTACGAGATGCACTTTGGATCTGTTCCGATGGCCGAATATGATGGTAAGGAGTACAAAGACTTGTATGCCGTTGTGAAAGTAGCTTTTAGCCAATGGTGGTACGTACTCCTCTATGTCGTGTGTATGGTTGCCATTGGCTATCACCTGGCTCACGGTTTTCAGAGCGGCTTTCAAACGCTTGGCCTTCGGCATAAGAAATACACCCCCCTGATTGAATTTGTGGGCAAATACTTTTTTGCGATCATCATTCCTGCGGCTTTTGCAGCGATGCCGATTTACGTGTTTTTACAGGTTCATGGAATTATATAA
- the fabD gene encoding ACP S-malonyltransferase: protein MKAYVFPGQGSQFRGMGRDIYQNSEAARKLFDQANQLLGYDLTRIMFEGTDEELKQTIYTQPAVLLHGVVLALTAESFAPDMVAGHSLGELSALTAAGVLSFENGLKLASIRATAMQKACELAPSSMAAVLGLADEVIERICAGITGEIIVPANYNCPGQVVISGSISGIELAAEQLKAAGAKRVLPLAVGGAFHSPFMEPAREEFANAVEAMSFSEPRCPVYQNVNAQPTTDPSAIKANLIAQLTAPVRWTQSVEKMSADGATEFTECGPGKVLQGLIKKIVSTAVVASV, encoded by the coding sequence ATGAAAGCATACGTATTTCCTGGCCAGGGCTCCCAGTTCCGGGGTATGGGTCGTGATATCTACCAAAACTCCGAAGCAGCTCGTAAACTCTTCGATCAGGCGAATCAACTATTGGGTTATGATTTGACCCGGATTATGTTCGAAGGAACAGACGAAGAGTTAAAACAAACCATTTATACGCAGCCAGCAGTGTTACTCCATGGCGTTGTGCTGGCCCTTACTGCGGAATCATTTGCTCCTGATATGGTAGCAGGGCACTCGCTTGGTGAACTATCTGCCCTGACAGCGGCTGGTGTATTATCGTTCGAGAATGGCCTGAAACTGGCTTCAATTCGGGCAACTGCCATGCAGAAAGCCTGCGAACTGGCTCCATCCAGCATGGCCGCCGTGTTGGGTTTAGCCGATGAGGTGATTGAGCGAATCTGCGCAGGAATTACCGGTGAAATTATAGTACCTGCCAATTACAATTGTCCCGGACAGGTTGTGATTTCGGGCAGTATTTCAGGAATTGAACTGGCAGCCGAACAACTTAAGGCCGCCGGGGCAAAACGTGTTTTACCGCTGGCAGTAGGTGGCGCATTTCATTCTCCCTTCATGGAACCCGCTCGCGAAGAATTTGCCAACGCCGTCGAAGCGATGTCATTTAGTGAGCCCCGCTGCCCAGTTTACCAGAACGTAAACGCTCAGCCAACAACAGATCCGAGTGCAATAAAAGCGAACCTGATTGCCCAGTTAACAGCACCAGTTCGATGGACCCAGTCGGTTGAAAAAATGTCTGCCGATGGCGCAACTGAATTTACGGAATGTGGTCCGGGAAAAGTTTTACAGGGACTAATAAAAAAAATAGTATCAACTGCTGTAGTAGCATCCGTATAA
- a CDS encoding TetR/AcrR family transcriptional regulator: protein MEKDEKVRRNRAKTTQRIVEALEEVIAERGLEGVGVNRVAEKANVSKVLIYRYFGGMEGLLEYYVKMGKLFPVFNPAVLDQIRPLQESDVARIWYRQVIQTYRYFRTFKAAREILKATVIENDSIAETTARAQDEEMTRLVEQLSFVKGADTQAISAIVLGAMTYLTIMAQNDRTMISIDLRSEEGWKRIENAVKTIYIALNKMAIQSKEVNLELQSAHLPMAQW, encoded by the coding sequence ATGGAGAAGGACGAAAAGGTCAGACGCAACCGCGCTAAAACAACTCAGCGCATCGTTGAAGCGTTAGAAGAAGTCATTGCAGAGAGGGGTCTGGAAGGAGTTGGAGTCAATCGGGTTGCAGAGAAGGCTAATGTCAGTAAAGTGCTGATTTATCGCTACTTCGGCGGTATGGAAGGACTTCTGGAATACTATGTAAAAATGGGCAAACTATTCCCAGTATTCAACCCAGCTGTCTTAGACCAAATTCGTCCTTTACAAGAGTCTGATGTGGCTCGTATCTGGTATCGCCAAGTTATCCAGACCTATCGTTATTTCCGTACATTTAAAGCAGCCCGTGAAATCCTGAAAGCAACTGTTATCGAAAATGATTCGATTGCAGAAACAACAGCACGAGCACAAGACGAAGAAATGACACGCCTTGTCGAGCAGCTTTCATTTGTTAAGGGGGCCGATACACAGGCCATTTCGGCCATTGTTCTTGGCGCTATGACCTACCTAACGATCATGGCTCAGAACGATCGTACCATGATCAGTATTGATCTTCGGAGTGAAGAAGGATGGAAACGCATCGAAAATGCGGTTAAAACCATTTATATCGCTCTGAATAAAATGGCGATTCAGTCAAAAGAGGTTAATCTGGAGTTACAGTCGGCTCATCTGCCAATGGCCCAGTGGTAA